Part of the Sporomusa termitida genome, CCCTGGCAAAAGGAATACGCATTGGAAGCGGTAACGGTGGAAGCACCACGCCCCGACTGGGAGTCCAAGCTCTCGCCCGGCACCGTAACCGTCATTGAACCCGATAAATACAAAGGCGAGCAAAAAACGTTGCCTGAACTTCTGAAAGACGTACCCGGCGTCCATATCCGGGAAGTTATGGGCAAGGGACAGTACACCACTGTCAGCGTCCGGGGCAGCACGGCGGCCCAGGTCGGTGTGTTCGTTGACGGCGTACTGGTCAATCTCGGCGGCGACGCGGCTGTCGATTTGTCCACCATTCCGGTGAAAAATGTAGCCCGCATTGAGGTCTACCGGGGCTATGTCCCGGCCCGTTTCGGCGGCACTTATATGGGCGGCGTCATCAACGTTGTCACCAAAAAGCCGGAAAAGGCAAATGTATCCGCCTCCTTCGGCCAGCGCTCCTATGGCGGCTACAGCGGCAGCCTGGAGCTTGACATGCCGCTGGGCAAAGGCAGCCTGCTGGTCGGCATCAACCGCGACCAGAGCGACGGGAATTTCAAATATACAAATTTTGAGGCCCAAAAATTGGCGGCCGGAGCACAGGCCCAGTACGATCGGTCTATGGCTCAATTTGAGGAATCAATTCAACCAGTTTATGAAATGTATGCCCCCATCTTTGGTTGGACTTCCATCCAAGATATGTTAAATGATCCCGATATGGGACCTATGTTTGCAAAGTTTCCCGCCCACAATTATTGGGAGGTCTTTGAAAGCCAACCCACCCAGGATGCCACCCGGGTCCGCCAGAACAACGATTACAAAAATACCGACGTCCTGATCAAATGGCAGGATGACCACTGGCTGATCAAGGGTAGCTGGAAGAACATCGACCGAGGGCTGCCGGATGCCGTAAAGAGTATTTGGCAGGATCTTCCCTCGCACTTTATCGCTCCCCCTGACCCCTTAGTGGATCAGACAGAGAATGACTATGTCCGGAGGATGAAAGACGCCTATCAGATAAATCAAGGGCGGCGGCAGAACCAAACCGACAAGGCGCTGCAGGTAGGCCGGAGGGATAATGCGGGCAACATGGAATGGGGCTGGCGGCTGGATTATCAGGATGAGGACAAAGACTACCATTCGGATATTCGCCGTATTCAGGAATTAGTCAATCCGGGCAACGGCCACTTCATCGGCCCCCTGCGCGAATGGAGCAGCTACAATTCCGGCCGTTTCGGCGGGGCGCTGGATGGCAGCTACAAGGCCGGGTCCAACCATCTGCTGGAATTCATGGCCAACTACTCCCATGAAACCCTGCGCATTGACGGCAATGGCATGGATAATATTAATTATGCCGCTCACTACCGGTATCGATATAAATATGAGCAAGATATGTTCAATATCCAGCTCCAGGACACGATTACCCTGAACAAAGCCGGCGATTTCTGGTTCACGCCCAGCGTTCGTTATAATTATTCCCAGGTTACCGGCTATTCGCGGTATGCCAACCCGGAACATCCCTGGACACATAGCCAAGATGAGCAGTCTAATGGCAAGGCTACCTGGCAGGCTGCCCTCAAAAAGCAGCTCGACGATCACTGGACGCTGCGTTCGACCTTCGGCACCTACTACCGGCTCTTAAACCTTTATGAGATTGCCGGGGACGGGGCCGGCATCCTGCCTAAGCCGGATTCGGACCGCACCGACGCGATGTTTCCGTTGCCCGAGGAAGGCACGCAATGGGACTTTAGCGTACTGTATCAGGGGAATATGCTTAATGCCAAATCCAATTTTGCCTTAACCTATTTTGGCCGTGATTCGGACAATATGCTGCAGCTCCGGCGTGATGGTTATGACTATTGGTGCTATAGCAATGCGGCCAAAGGCAAAGCTAATGGCGTGGAACTACAGAGCAGCCTCAAATGGGACAAGTGGGACCTCGATCTGTCGGCTACCTATCTGAATACCAAGGCCCAGACTAAATACGGGAACCGTCCCGATTCGCCTGATTCTTACTGGCAGGACATTGTCCAGCCCTATACGCCTGATTGGGAAGGTTCACTGCGTCTGACCTATCGTCCCGACACCCGGACGGCGCTCTTCGCCGAGGTGAAATATGTGGATGAAATGTATGTCAGAGAGAGCGTAAGCAAGTGGCAGACTGCGCTGACCACTGTTGGCCTGGGCGTGAAGCACAAACTGAATAAAGATTTGCAGTTCACTGTTGGCGTTAACGACCTGTTCAATAAAGGACCGGAAATTGAAGAGCGGGCTATAATAACGAACCCAACCAATCCGGACTACCCTGTCCAGATAACACAAGCCGCTTATCCGATGCAAGGCCGGACCTATTACGCCACGATGCAGTATAATTTCTGATTTATAATAGGACGATTAAGGAGGTGATGCCGATGAGTATTGCCAAGTGACGGGTTGTTTATGGAGGTGATGAACACAGGTAAGTAAAGTGTAAGTAAGGCAAGTAGAATGCAAGAATAATATGGGAGGGATTTCAATGGCTATATCTTTACTGGGTTATACCATCGTCGATTCCACATATTCGGCAGGAACTGCCGGCGCGATTGGGGCCAACAGCAGAACAGACGCCCCCGCGTCATTTACCGCTTACCCTGCTCAGGTTCCTAGTTTAAACGGTGATCCGAGCATTTACAATTACCGGACTGTCTTAGGTCAGACTAGGGTAGTTATTGGACAATATGACTTTGTTACATTACCACTTCCTTATCAGGTGTGGGACCCGGCTACTGTGCCGCCTTGGAGCAATATAGCCACAAACCGGTCTTGGCCGGCAATCAAAAACCTGTACAGCGTGGCTACGCGCGGCTATTGGCTCTATCCTATTGATTACGACTGGGCCAATATTGCTGTTGTTAATATGCTGACTGCTGCCTATCCGCAAACAACCAGCTACACTTTCCCGGCACATTTTGATGCGATTGAGGCGGCTGCCGGGCGTGGTCCGATTGTACCGGCCGGAAACCAGAATAATGGTGTGGCCATTGTCGCCAACGGTACTTCTATATATGCTCTCTTCACCACCGTGGACGACCCTTGGGCAACACCTCCGGTATACCAGGAAAGCACCATTGTGCGGATGAGTGTTAACCTGCTGACAGGAGCACTGACTTACACAGCCGGCGATTATGTCAAAGTTGGCAAAAATGCCAGCACGCTGGAATTGAGCAACGGCAATTTGTATGTCTGCGCTATCGGCGGCGGGCAGCAGCCAAGTTCGGCTAACGCCGAAACCCGCATCGACATCGTTGATCTCAGCACCTTCCCGGCGGTCAGTTCGGTGACAACAGCGGTCACGCCGGCCAGCTCGGGGATTACGGGCGACTACCGGGATATCTCGATCATTAATAGCAATAACGCTTTTGTTCTTGCCGGCCACTTTATAAATAATTTTGGCGGATTTACCGGTGGTGTCTATAGGGCAACGCTGGCTAATATCGCCGCCGGCAACCTGGGAACCAAAGTGGTTGATATCGTCAATGCTCCGGATTATTTCTGGGCTATCGCTGCCGAAGATGTTCCTACCGGCGGCAATGACCGGCTCTGGTTTGTCCGGGGTAATCCGGTTGAAATCTATTCCCCGCTGCCGGTCAGCACTGCGGCTACGCCGGCCAGAACCTTCGCTCCGGCTGCTCTTGGCACCGGTACAGTTAATGTAAATATCAATTCCATTACGCTCATTCAGCCGTCGTTGTTTAGCGCTCTCGGCGAACGGGAAGGCCAGTCACCTAAGACCTTCGTGCCACACGCTATTCTGGCCAAACAGGCCCGCAGCGCCGCCAAAGCGCTGGGCGTTATTCTTCCGGAAGAAGAAAAGAAATAACCCGGAAAAAAGCGAAAAAAACATAATTTTCTTCAATAAGCAGGTGAATTTGGACTGGCGGGTAATATGCTTGCCAGTCCAAATTTTATCTTCCATGTTTTAATCTAGTAGGGGGTTGATAGTATGGTAAGTGTACCGAAACTTGATTTTGCCTGCCTGGATACGGCGACCCCGGAGGAACGAAATGACGCCGATCAGAAGATCGCGCAATGGACGGCTGAGATTCTGGCAGACCTGGAAAAAAAGCTGGCCGGGTATAACGAAAAAGAATTAAACCGGTATTTGCAGGTGGTGGCAAAATTCAGTCCGTTTTTGCCTAATGCCCCAAAGCCGCTCCACTTTAATCAGTATTTTCCCTTAATTGTCTGGTATACTTTAGGCAATTCCTTGCATTTTGACCAACAGCGGGGGCGGCGCATAGCCTTTAGCGCCAACGACATCAACGCCTTTTTTAGCCTGTTTTTCCATGATTATTTTACAGACAGCCCTCATCCTGATTATTTTAGACCGGTCCGAAATCTTTACGACACCAAGCCGTTTACCGATCAGTTTAGCGGCCAAAGCACAGAGAGAAGAAAGAAAGAGGATTATTATGCGCTCGTCAAATATCTGAATGAGAAAAGAATCATTAAATTGACACAGAAAACCCAGAGCATAAAACTGCATCCCTGGATAGGTACCACCATTCTTTATGAGCTTTGCCAGTTTATTCAGGAATGCAGCAAAATGACCGGTGCGGAAACAGAATGGCCGCCGTCACTTAGATGCATGATATTGTATGAACTTTCGCTGCTGCAAAGTCAGCAAAGCCAAAATAAGGAATAAAACTAACCTTTACTGCATTTGAATGACTAGGAACTTGTTGCAAAACTTGCATAAAACACTCACAATATATAGTGTGAATCAGTAATCAGCATACGATTGGTTAGGGCATCTCTTCATATAATGATGACAAGTAGGTGCACTCTTGGAAGAAAACAAAGCAATGTTGTTAGAATTAACTCCGTTTATTGCGAAAGCGATGGCCAGCCGCTTTGAAATTCGTCAGGAATTAAATAAAATTTTTGCCGAGGGTTTGGTTTTAGTCAATATATTCGGCAAAACCATGGCGGGAAAACGGTATTGACGGCGACATTTACAGCTTTTCGCCTACTAGAGTGCTGGTGACGGCAGAAAAGAAACAGGGCCTTACCGGGAGGCCTTTTTTAATTCTGGTAATATTTACTTTTCGCTTTAAACTTGAATTAAAATTGAATCAGGGTATAAGATATGAAATTATGAATGTTCCATTATGTGGAAGGTGTGTGATAATATACAAACTGTATACGATATGAAAACCACAGGAGATAAGGTCAGATTTCTTAGAGCAAAAAGACCCTACAGCGCCTAAAAGGAGTGACAGGCCGCAAAGGGTGAGATCTTATTGAAAAACAGGGCAGACTAATGGTATACTATGAGTAGAAAGTCTAAGGGTGGTGTTATTCATGACTATTGCTAAAGTAAAAGCAACTGCTAAGCCATATAAATCTGAAGAAGATCGCTGTTACCGCCAAGTCATGGCTGAATTTGATAAGATATTCCAAGAAGGCAGGAAAGAGGCTGCCCAGAGTGATGGCATTTCCTTACGGGATTATATGAAAGAGACAAGGACGCGATTAGGTGCAAGCGAATAAATACGATATACGGCTTATGTCAAGAGCCAAGGCCGACTTGAGGGAAATCGAAGCCTATTACCTACGAGAAGGCGGCAGAGAGTTGGCGGGAAAAATTCTTGATCGGGTTTTCGAGGAAATCCTAATTTTTGAAGATTGCCCACGGGCGGGGCGGCCTTACAAACGCCAAGAGCAACGCTTATTTCCGATTTATGCCGGGAGATATGTCGTTGCTTATCTCATTGATGAAGGTAATTGGCGTAAAAATGGAGCTGAATAAAAAAGAAGCCTGGCAGGAGCGAATTTCCAAGTCTGGCATGACAGGCGCTGACTACCCGGACACGTTGGCTATGGTATACGATATGTCACAGAGCCGGGAAACGCTGGCTAATGATAAGGAATTGAAACTCATTGAAACTCATTGAAACCCATTTGGCGCGAATCAATGAAATTACCATTAGCATGGCCAAAGCCAGGCGTGATGAAACTGATACGGCAGCAACTACTATTACTGATCTCCGCGAGCAGCTTAAAGCCGCCAAGGCAGAGATGGTTGACATACAGGAAGCTTCAAAGAAAGAAGCATTTAGAACTCAATGGCCAAATTAATCTATTGCATGAAGAAATGCGTCAGATTCGCCATGAAACAGATAACGAAGTGATCGAGGCTAGTACCTTGTTACGACTATATATTATTGAAGTGTATATATGGAATTCTATTACAAACACTAATAGAGGCCTTCTAGACCAGAAGCCTAAAGGAGATTAAACCAATGAACAAAAAAAGGAAAATTCAATATCACCTGGGAACGGTGCAATGGGCAGAGGGAAATAATCCAATGGCGGTGAAATTATATGAGCAACTTATAGTCCAAGCCAGCATCCAAAAACTGAAGAAAATGAAATACTGCGATAGCGGGCGTTTTTGTGTTATTTGCCAGAGAGGGCCAGGTGGGCGCCGGGTATAATAGTTTTTGCTAACGCGACCCGAAAAATAAAAATACTGCGGCAGAGAAAAAGGATTGCCGCTGATCATAGCAATGAATGGGTGGCTTCAGCGGGCTGGAAATTTTATATTGAATGTTTCATAACAAGAACCGGCGTTTAAGCCGGCTTCTTTTTTTTACAGCAGCTTTTCCTTTTCCCGGCGAGGTTTTACGCTAAGGCTACTGCAGACCTGGGGGAGGGCTAAAAGGTACACCGGCCAGCAAAAGGAGGCGTACCTTTACTTTAGCGCTTATTGTCTAATAAATTTAAAAAACCGACTCTGTAAAGTCGGTTATGTATCCGGTGCATATCTTTAAAACGGGTATATAGTATCCCCCTGTAAAGTCCAAATATTACTGAATATCATTTTTCATTCGCTCTAGAAACAATTGCAAAGCCTCTCTCTGGCCGGGGGTCAGGGTTTTAGCAATAGTTACTAATTGCTTAATATCTATTGGTATTTCAGTTTCCTCATCGGAAAAGAAGTCACTTAAACTTATTCCTAAGCCAGCACATATTTTACTCATAGAATCAACAGTAGGCTGCTTTTCGCCTAATTCTATCTGCCTTACAAAACCTTGTGACAATCCTGCAATAGCTGCGAGTTTATTTGTACTATACCCTTTTAATTCACGTAATTCAATAATGCGTTTTGTGATATCCATTTTTAACCACCTTAAAAATAATTCTATAGTAATAATAGCATAAATCGCTATTGAAAAAATAATATCATAGTATTGACTAGTTATTGCTATAGAATTAGAATGTTAAACATAAGACGTAATAAAAAAGGAGGATTGAGAAAGATGACGCTTGAAAAATTGCGGAATAGCAAAAATATGTCACAGCAAAAGCTGGCAAAGGCAACAGGCTTAACTCAGGGATATATTTCCGAACTTGAGCGTGGTGCCAAGAAAAATCCCGGCCAGGTAGTAATAAAAAAGTTAGCAGTTGCTCTTAACGTATCAACTGATATGATTTTAGGATTGTTTCCTGATACATTGCCTGATACCAAAGAAAACTAAAAACCGACCAAACCGGCCGGTTACTTATGTAACTATTTTTTTATATAAGGACTACTTATTTCGATTGGATTAAAGAAAGCCGCCACGTCGATTTCTAAACCCTCCGCGATTAGGAATAACATATCTATAGAAAATGCGGAATTGGCCTGCGGAGCTTCAATTTTAGATATATGGCTTACACTGACTTCAATTTTTTCCGCTAAGGCTTCTTGGCTTAATCCGCGTATATTCCGGTAAAAAGCTACCTTTCTGCCAATCTCTCTATATTTTTCAACATATCTTTTCGGTTTCCGCAATACTTATCTCCCCCCCTGCGTCCATTATACTGGGGATGGAAATGCAATTGCACTTCACAAATAATATAATAATATTGCATTATTTGTGAAATAAATGGTATTATATGGTGAAATAGATAGTGATCTTGCAGCTGTTTTAACATCTACGGCATATCTTCGCTATAGTCTTCCCTGAATCCTGTTTAACGACAAATGCCTTTTCAAGTTATGGGAAAAGTCCGCCAACAAGTAGAAATTATTTTTACCATACAGCTTGACCATAAGCACAGAACTGGTTGCATTAAAATCAGATCAGGACTTAAAAGATCTTCTGAAAAAGCCGATAAGACTCTCTATTAGCAAACAGAGAGTCTTTGGATACTAAACTAGAGGAGCTATTGAGGGATGCTTAAAAGGAAAAAAAGATTAACAGTAAACAAAAGACAGGAATATGATGATTTATGTGATAAAATCCGGGAATTGAGCCTGGAATATGATCTTTTAGACAAAGAGAAAAAAGATATAACCGAAATAAATAAGCGGCTCGGTATGCTGTTAGATAAGTGTTTTGCCTTTGTGCGAAGAGAATATTACAATAAAAACTGAACCTGATGCTGTTACCGCGGCCGCAGAAAATTTTGTGCAAATAAAAATGAAAATCTTCCATCTGACTAAAAATAACGAACAACCTTGGCTAACTGTTTTCCCGGTTAGACACCCCTGGGGGCTGGCGTGTTGGTGCATGGCAGTCCTTTGCTTATATTTATACCCGGAACTTGAAAATATGGATCACCGGGGAACTGCGGCGTGGAGAAGACGCGAAGTTTCCGGTATGAAACTCGAATCCAGGTCCATACTAGTAATGATAATACTAGTTGGAGGGAAATTATGTTAAATAATGATAACCCTGTTATAGCACCTCCTGGAACAAATCCGGAAAACCCGCAGGAACCGGTGCTGCCGGCAGAAGTCCCTAAAAAACAACGTTCTGTTTCAGCCAAAAAGGGGGCGGCAGCCGGGAATATTCAGGAATTAGGCAGTGCTGAAATTCCGGTCGCCAAATCTAATGTTCACGTAATGACGATCATTGGTCAGATTGAAGGTCATATGGTGCTGCCCCCCAATTCAAAAACGACCAAGTACGAACATATTATGCCGCAATTGGTAGCCATAGAGCAAAGCCCGGAGATTGAGGGGCTTATGCTGCTTTTAAATACGGTTGGCGGTGATGTCGAAGCCGGTCTGGCCATTGCCGAAATGATCGCCAGTATGTCTAAACCATCTGTTTCCATTGTCCTGGGAGGCGGTCATAGTATTGGTGTACCTGTGGCAGTATCGGCTACGCATTCGTTTATTGTTGAAAGTGCTACAATGACAATTCACCCGATCCGCTTGACCGGCCTGGTAATTGGAGCGCAAAGTTCCTTTGATTATCTGGAAAAGATGCAGGAACGTGTTAATAACTTTGTTACCTCACACTCGACTATATCTGAGAAGAAATGGAAAGAACTGCTGTTTAAAACCGGTGAATTGTCGCGGGATATCGGTACCTCTGTCGTAGGCCGGGATGCAGTGCGATATGGCCTTATTGACGAAATTGGCGGTGTTGCCTCGGCAATGAATAAACTGCAGGAGATTATCCGCGCCCAAAAAGAGACTAAGGGGTTGA contains:
- a CDS encoding TonB-dependent receptor; protein product: MNEEANRDKPWQKEYALEAVTVEAPRPDWESKLSPGTVTVIEPDKYKGEQKTLPELLKDVPGVHIREVMGKGQYTTVSVRGSTAAQVGVFVDGVLVNLGGDAAVDLSTIPVKNVARIEVYRGYVPARFGGTYMGGVINVVTKKPEKANVSASFGQRSYGGYSGSLELDMPLGKGSLLVGINRDQSDGNFKYTNFEAQKLAAGAQAQYDRSMAQFEESIQPVYEMYAPIFGWTSIQDMLNDPDMGPMFAKFPAHNYWEVFESQPTQDATRVRQNNDYKNTDVLIKWQDDHWLIKGSWKNIDRGLPDAVKSIWQDLPSHFIAPPDPLVDQTENDYVRRMKDAYQINQGRRQNQTDKALQVGRRDNAGNMEWGWRLDYQDEDKDYHSDIRRIQELVNPGNGHFIGPLREWSSYNSGRFGGALDGSYKAGSNHLLEFMANYSHETLRIDGNGMDNINYAAHYRYRYKYEQDMFNIQLQDTITLNKAGDFWFTPSVRYNYSQVTGYSRYANPEHPWTHSQDEQSNGKATWQAALKKQLDDHWTLRSTFGTYYRLLNLYEIAGDGAGILPKPDSDRTDAMFPLPEEGTQWDFSVLYQGNMLNAKSNFALTYFGRDSDNMLQLRRDGYDYWCYSNAAKGKANGVELQSSLKWDKWDLDLSATYLNTKAQTKYGNRPDSPDSYWQDIVQPYTPDWEGSLRLTYRPDTRTALFAEVKYVDEMYVRESVSKWQTALTTVGLGVKHKLNKDLQFTVGVNDLFNKGPEIEERAIITNPTNPDYPVQITQAAYPMQGRTYYATMQYNF
- a CDS encoding ClpP family protease, with product MLNNDNPVIAPPGTNPENPQEPVLPAEVPKKQRSVSAKKGAAAGNIQELGSAEIPVAKSNVHVMTIIGQIEGHMVLPPNSKTTKYEHIMPQLVAIEQSPEIEGLMLLLNTVGGDVEAGLAIAEMIASMSKPSVSIVLGGGHSIGVPVAVSATHSFIVESATMTIHPIRLTGLVIGAQSSFDYLEKMQERVNNFVTSHSTISEKKWKELLFKTGELSRDIGTSVVGRDAVRYGLIDEIGGVASAMNKLQEIIRAQKETKGLKQ
- a CDS encoding helix-turn-helix domain-containing protein, with protein sequence MTLEKLRNSKNMSQQKLAKATGLTQGYISELERGAKKNPGQVVIKKLAVALNVSTDMILGLFPDTLPDTKEN
- a CDS encoding helix-turn-helix domain-containing protein, which encodes MDITKRIIELRELKGYSTNKLAAIAGLSQGFVRQIELGEKQPTVDSMSKICAGLGISLSDFFSDEETEIPIDIKQLVTIAKTLTPGQREALQLFLERMKNDIQ
- a CDS encoding helix-turn-helix domain-containing protein, whose translation is MRKPKRYVEKYREIGRKVAFYRNIRGLSQEALAEKIEVSVSHISKIEAPQANSAFSIDMLFLIAEGLEIDVAAFFNPIEISSPYIKK
- a CDS encoding type II toxin-antitoxin system RelE/ParE family toxin, which gives rise to MQANKYDIRLMSRAKADLREIEAYYLREGGRELAGKILDRVFEEILIFEDCPRAGRPYKRQEQRLFPIYAGRYVVAYLIDEGNWRKNGAE